Proteins encoded together in one Helicobacter pylori window:
- a CDS encoding DNA replication regulator family protein has product MKNFYDWIKEFVRDQGEFIAQQSGWLELERSSYAKLIAQTISHVLNGGSLLVSADSSRRWFLNYILSNLNPKDLKERPLLSVIDFNASSFYPKNDANLSLATIEMTYQNPMFWHVGKIENEGLKTLLLSKIPSFLWLFEELKEDCLLLKEHDSLLDYKLLQLFKLFENALFSTLYNKVAL; this is encoded by the coding sequence ATGAAAAATTTCTACGACTGGATCAAGGAATTTGTGCGCGATCAGGGGGAATTTATCGCCCAACAAAGCGGGTGGTTGGAATTAGAGCGATCAAGCTATGCCAAGCTCATTGCGCAAACCATTTCGCATGTGCTTAATGGCGGATCGCTGTTGGTGAGCGCGGATTCTTCTAGGCGCTGGTTTTTAAACTATATTCTCTCTAATCTCAACCCCAAAGACTTAAAAGAGCGCCCCTTATTGTCCGTCATTGATTTTAACGCTTCTTCTTTCTACCCCAAAAACGATGCGAATCTCTCTCTGGCCACCATAGAGATGACTTATCAAAACCCCATGTTTTGGCATGTTGGGAAAATTGAAAATGAAGGCTTAAAAACCTTACTACTGAGTAAAATCCCTAGTTTTCTATGGCTTTTTGAAGAGCTTAAAGAAGATTGCTTGCTTTTAAAAGAGCATGATAGCTTGTTAGATTATAAATTATTGCAACTCTTCAAACTCTTTGAAAACGCGCTTTTTAGCACGCTATACAATAAGGTTGCTTTGTGA
- a CDS encoding aspartokinase: MLIVQKYGGTSMGSIERIHNVAQRVLESVKLGHQVVVVVSAMSGETDRLLEFGKNFSHNPNKREMDRIVSTGEWISSAALSMALERYGHRAISLSGKEAGILTSSHFQNAVIQSIDTKRITELLEKNYIVVIAGFQGADIQGETTTLGRGGSDLSAVALAGALKAHLCEIYTDVDGVYTTDPRIEEKAQKIAQISYDEMLELASMGAKVLLNRSVELAKKLSVKLVTRNSFNHSEGTLIVAEKDFKGERMETPIVSGIALDKNQARVSMEGVEDRPGIAAEIFGALAEYRINVDMIVQTIGRDGKTDLDFTIVKTQIEETKQALKPFLAQMDSIDYDENIAKVSIVGVGMKSHSGVASIAFKALAKDNINIMMISTSEIKISVLIDIKYAELAVRTLHAVYQLDQ; encoded by the coding sequence GTGTTAATCGTTCAAAAATACGGCGGCACGAGCATGGGCAGCATAGAAAGAATCCACAATGTCGCCCAAAGGGTTTTAGAAAGCGTTAAATTAGGGCATCAAGTCGTGGTGGTGGTTTCAGCAATGAGCGGCGAAACCGACAGGCTTTTAGAATTTGGCAAGAATTTTAGCCATAACCCTAACAAGCGAGAAATGGACAGGATTGTCAGCACGGGGGAATGGATTTCAAGTGCGGCTTTGAGCATGGCGTTAGAAAGGTATGGGCATAGAGCCATTTCCTTGAGCGGGAAAGAAGCGGGTATTTTAACCAGCTCGCATTTTCAAAACGCCGTGATCCAATCCATTGACACTAAACGCATCACAGAGCTTTTAGAAAAAAACTACATTGTGGTGATCGCTGGGTTTCAAGGCGCTGATATTCAGGGCGAAACAACGACTTTAGGGCGTGGGGGGAGCGATTTGAGCGCTGTCGCTTTGGCCGGGGCTTTAAAAGCGCATTTGTGCGAAATCTATACGGATGTGGATGGCGTTTATACCACTGATCCGCGCATTGAAGAAAAGGCTCAAAAAATCGCGCAAATCAGCTATGATGAAATGCTTGAACTGGCTTCTATGGGGGCTAAAGTTTTATTAAACCGCTCGGTAGAATTAGCCAAAAAACTCAGCGTGAAGTTAGTGACTCGCAATTCGTTTAACCATAGCGAAGGCACGCTCATTGTCGCTGAAAAAGATTTTAAAGGAGAACGCATGGAAACCCCTATAGTGAGTGGGATCGCATTGGATAAGAATCAGGCTCGTGTGAGCATGGAGGGCGTGGAAGATCGGCCTGGCATTGCCGCTGAAATCTTTGGCGCTTTAGCGGAGTATCGCATTAATGTGGATATGATCGTCCAAACGATCGGCAGAGACGGCAAAACCGATTTGGATTTTACGATCGTTAAAACCCAAATAGAAGAAACCAAGCAAGCCTTAAAGCCTTTTTTAGCGCAAATGGATTCCATTGATTATGATGAAAATATCGCTAAAGTTTCCATAGTGGGCGTGGGCATGAAGTCGCATTCTGGGGTAGCGAGTATCGCTTTTAAAGCCCTAGCCAAAGACAATATCAATATCATGATGATTTCTACAAGCGAGATTAAAATTTCGGTTTTGATTGACATTAAATACGCTGAATTAGCCGTTAGAACTTTGCATGCGGTGTATCAATTAGATCAATGA
- a CDS encoding cytochrome c, whose product MKKVIVALGVLAFANALMATDVKTLVKGCAACHGVKFEKKALGKSKIVNMMSEKEIEEDLMAFKNGANKNPVMTAQAKKLSDEDIKALAKYIPTLK is encoded by the coding sequence ATGAAAAAGGTTATTGTGGCTTTAGGCGTTTTGGCGTTCGCAAACGCTTTAATGGCAACCGATGTTAAGACTCTTGTAAAAGGTTGTGCCGCTTGCCATGGGGTTAAATTTGAAAAGAAAGCTTTAGGTAAAAGCAAAATCGTTAACATGATGAGTGAAAAAGAGATTGAAGAGGATCTTATGGCTTTTAAAAACGGTGCTAACAAGAATCCTGTCATGACCGCGCAGGCTAAAAAATTAAGCGATGAAGACATCAAAGCTTTAGCCAAATACATCCCCACTCTCAAATAA
- a CDS encoding coproporphyrinogen III oxidase family protein — protein MKMGEINMILYIHIPFCENKCGYCAFNSYENKHGLKEEYIQALCLDLKHVLSQTHEKIESIFIGGGTPNTLSVKAFERIFESIHQHACLSMECEITTEANPELISKAWCQGLKDLGINRLSLGVQSFREDKLLFLERQHSKNIAPVIETILKSGIENISIDLIYNTPLDNENSLKEELKLAKELPINHLSAYALSVEKNTNLEKNAKKPSSVDFDNVVREVLEGFSFKQYEVSNYARNYQVKHNLAYWGAKDYLGCGAGAVGCVANERFYAKKLIENYIKDPLKRQVETLNKQDKRLEKLFLGLRCELGVELSLLDENKVKLLIEENKAFIKNNRLIASDFFMADEMALWLL, from the coding sequence ATGAAAATGGGAGAAATAAATATGATTTTATACATTCATATCCCCTTTTGTGAAAATAAATGCGGTTATTGTGCTTTCAATTCCTATGAGAATAAGCATGGGTTAAAAGAAGAATACATTCAAGCGTTGTGCCTGGATTTAAAGCATGTCTTAAGCCAAACCCATGAAAAAATTGAAAGTATTTTTATTGGCGGCGGCACGCCCAACACTTTAAGCGTGAAGGCTTTTGAAAGGATTTTTGAAAGCATTCATCAACATGCGTGCTTGAGCATGGAATGTGAGATCACCACTGAAGCTAACCCTGAATTGATTTCTAAAGCTTGGTGTCAAGGCTTAAAAGATTTAGGGATCAACCGCTTGAGTTTAGGGGTGCAAAGTTTTAGGGAAGATAAATTGTTGTTTTTAGAGCGCCAGCATTCCAAAAATATCGCTCCTGTGATAGAAACTATTTTAAAAAGCGGGATTGAAAATATCAGCATTGATTTGATTTATAATACCCCATTAGATAATGAAAACTCTTTAAAAGAAGAATTGAAACTCGCTAAAGAACTCCCTATCAACCACTTGAGCGCTTACGCTTTGAGCGTTGAAAAAAACACGAATTTAGAAAAAAACGCCAAAAAACCCTCAAGCGTGGATTTTGACAATGTGGTGAGAGAGGTTTTAGAGGGCTTTTCTTTCAAGCAATACGAAGTGTCTAATTACGCTAGAAATTATCAAGTCAAACATAATTTGGCTTACTGGGGGGCTAAAGATTATTTAGGGTGTGGGGCTGGGGCTGTGGGCTGCGTGGCGAATGAGCGCTTTTATGCGAAAAAACTCATAGAAAACTACATTAAAGACCCCCTAAAACGCCAAGTTGAGACGCTTAATAAACAAGACAAGCGCTTAGAAAAGCTGTTTTTAGGCTTAAGGTGTGAGCTGGGGGTTGAGCTTAGTTTGTTAGATGAAAATAAAGTAAAGCTTTTGATTGAAGAAAACAAGGCTTTCATTAAAAATAACCGATTGATAGCGAGCGATTTTTTCATGGCCGATGAAATGGCTTTGTGGCTGTTGTGA
- the crcB gene encoding fluoride efflux transporter CrcB, giving the protein MHESCLFMGRFRGAIGSSLRYFVGKVMPSKFLMFESFPLGTFSVNLIGCFVIGFMGHLAAKKVFGDDFGIFFVTGVLGGFTTFSSYGLDTLKLLQKSQYLEAISYVLGTNLLGLIGVAIGWFLAKNFIGIN; this is encoded by the coding sequence ATGCATGAATCTTGTCTTTTTATGGGCCGCTTTAGGGGGGCTATAGGGAGTTCGTTAAGGTATTTTGTGGGCAAAGTGATGCCCAGTAAATTTTTAATGTTTGAAAGTTTCCCTTTAGGGACTTTTAGCGTGAATCTCATAGGGTGTTTTGTCATCGGCTTTATGGGGCATTTGGCCGCCAAAAAGGTTTTTGGTGATGATTTTGGGATTTTCTTTGTAACTGGGGTTTTAGGGGGTTTTACGACCTTTTCTTCTTATGGGTTGGACACTTTAAAACTCTTGCAAAAATCCCAATACCTTGAAGCCATTTCTTATGTCTTAGGTACTAACCTTTTAGGGCTTATTGGGGTAGCCATTGGTTGGTTTTTGGCTAAAAATTTTATAGGCATCAATTAA